The genomic region AACACTAAACCCTTTTGTCTGAACCGAATCTTTAAcagcctgaacccatgtattgaatcagtcaccctTTTGGCAaaaaccataagcacttttcacctgttagacagaTCTTCAAACACATTCTAACTCACTAGAACACATGTtacactgtgatgcacttgtgttgcataatgttAAGCATAGGTAGCAAAAgttcaacacatttgaagcacaggtgtcacagcttaacCCTCTGTAAGCCTTTCCCCATTTTTGGTTACCTTAAGGCCTTCAACGTTACTTTTTCTTAGGGCTTACAGAGGGTtaaacaccccccccccccccccgttgCCTGGCCAGGGAGAATGTGGCCTTGGATGTGGATGAAGTCCTGTGGCCTGACCCAGCACGTAGACCTGATGCTGTGGCCGAATGATTGCAGATACTGTaagcacttcagtttgattttgtggattacaCTGTAATGTTCTTCTcattcatatttgttttttttatttttacaggggctaaattaaaaaaggattttttttttgttgcaaaatTCATTGATCCtcctgtgaacaataaacattatttctacagcttcatgtcctgagcgttgttttttcagtgttttgatgtagtgtgtaataactgctcagtattgtttttcaTTCTGATTGACTCAGGGTATGATCTGAcagcattgtttggttttgcagaaagagtcagaggtttggtgaatgtagtttgaaaattgggttttgtgcttatagtgttgagaaaagcatGGTGGATGTTGAGAAATTTGTTTTAGCAATTGAAAAATACTGTAAAAGCAATCCAAACATGGccaaaatcccaaaacacacaagaacatcaAGATAAGAAAAGGCAAAAATCATGGGAACTTAATTTCCTCATCTGACATTACTGAGGCACAGAATGTCCCGTCTATATTTTTTGCAATGCACATACATATATTTCCAGTATGCTTAAAAAGCATTTGAGTATTCAGGTGACTCACTTGCTGGAAGGCAGATGTACTCGGTCTGCAGGTATTTATAGGTGCCACCGCAAAGGTCAGGTGCACCCAAGTCAGGTGGGGTTAGTTCACACACTGTTTTTCCGTCACACCTGCAGAGAGATGAGAAAGAGTGTGATTCAAGTAGCATCAGATCAAAACTGAAAGATGATACAGGGTTAAGAATTATAACAACATAGATATTCCTTGTTAAAATATGCTGCAATTTTTTTAAGAAGGCCGAGCACTAAATCTGGAAGCAAGGGATGAAAGTCCTGACACTGAAGCCGCTCATCATGTTGATtgaaatacactttttttttttggctgcatatttatttaaattctgaATATCAGCGTTTCAGATTAACTTAGATTAAAATGAATGCTTCAGGGAGCAGAGTCAGTCTCGGACCGATCTTTGTCCTGAAGTAAGTCTTAAACATTCAATAAAGTGAACACGTGGTCACACCAGCATCATCAGAGGAACACAAGCTACCTGTTCTTGAGGACATCTCTGGCGTTTGACAGAGAGCACTCTGTGTTAGAAAGCTGCTGTGCAGTTTGTCCTTCGCTGCAGGTCACTGTGTCTTTACGTCCATACAGTGTTGTCTGAATACTGATCACTCCAGAAtctgtcacacagcagagagggaggaatgaGGAAAAACAACTTTACTTTTAACATGTACAATTGACTTggaagacaacaaaacacactttgTTGGTCCCCAAATAACTGATTTAGAATTTCCCTGAAACAAAATGATCATGACACGTTTCCATATcatctgtaatttttttttataacatatCATAATGCAAAGTGGGCCTGCATCACTCTTTTAGCCAGACGCTTAATATTGCATAAATGGAAATCCCCCACATCTCCTCCCCATATGGTGTGGATAAAGGACATTCTTCACTTTGTGAACCTGGAGAGAATCAGACACTTAGTGAGAGGCTCCCTGGGGGAATTTCACAGGATGTGGGACTCGTTCTTTAAGTATCTGCAGGAGCTGAACCTCTATGAGATCACTGATTAGGTGATTACCTATTTTGGTAATTTTCAAAAGTGATGTTTAGGgcggcagactgaccaataacaatgtttttatttttaattgtttttatttttaatttaattaaatttttgtatttattaatttacttcattatttatttacacatttattttgctatttataCATATTAATTTGTATACACTTCTCTATAtcacttacattttaatataatctgtactattattgttgttgttgttgttgttgtgtgtgtgtcactgtctgtgtgctgtcttggttttgtgttgtttgcatttaacaaaatgtcaataaacatatcttgttaaagaaaataaaaaatgaataaataaataaataaataataaaaaataaataaataaataaataaataaagccaaatgataaaagttttaaaaatgtcactacAGTAAATCACCAGCTTAGTTCTTAAGGGCTGCTACAATACACTTGAGCACTGTTGTGAACACACAGGTTAAGGATATCAGGTCATACCACAGCTCAGGCGGTGGACATGGTTCCCCTCACAGGTAGTAACGATGTATGAAGATTCAACTAACAGATAGGAAAACAGTAGCTTTACAAGCAGTATTCAGGCATGCTCATTTTAAAGATTCATTATTGACTTGTTTGACTTCTATGAATATGTTTTATGTATAATTACCTGCAGTCACTAGCAGACAGGTTGCTGCCAGCACTGAAAGAAGAAGCAGCACTATCAGGTTGTTGATTCGGACATAACAACAGACGGCACCAAAATCTGTCTACCTAACTCCAAAATCCTTCCAGAGGTGTAAAGAGATGCTCTCTGTAAGAACAAAACCTCCTTGATTATGTTCCTCAGTATACTCACAGAGTGTGGAGCTGAAGCAGAGCATTGTTTCACAGGAGCCAGTGGTGGGTGAGCTGTGAGACTTGAGGTGGGAGAAGACACTCTCAGTATTTATACATTTGGATCCAGGGCAAACTGCATCTGTTGCTCAAAAACTGCCTCCAGGGGCTCCTTCTAACTTGGCTTTCTTGACAATTTATTGTGGGATGGCAGACGTCCAGTATCCAGTCTTCAGGCACAGACTGCAGATGCCAGAGTAGTTTGAACAAGGAAACATGAAGAACAGGGACTTAGAGGGGCAGCACAAGTGTCATTAAATGATTCGATCAGCCCAATGCTTTGGATGCCTACCATCAGCTTAGATGGAGATATTTTCTTTCTATGGACAAGTAgatattatgattttatttttgacagATTAGTTTATTGTTCTTCCTGTGTTATTTGTGTCATTTTACCCTGTGTTTCATAACTTTTGTCCTTTATTTCTTGTGtatgtatttttcttcttaGTTAAgccttgtgtgtttcctgttttattttgtagttcttgcccGCTGTGTATCTGGTTACTTCCTGCCCtcgtgtgtttccctccagtttgcACCCTCATaagttccacctgtgtctcatgtctcacctgtgtctgaaaGCCCTTGTCAGtatgtagtctctgtgttttctccctTCTTTGTCAGTTCATTGTCCAGTCTTACCTGAGCGTCttcctgtgttccctgtgttcttgtttgtttctgtggatTAGTAAGTGGTTTGTTTtaatgcctgtttttttttttattaattaaactTCTCTTTTTAGTCTGCATTTtagatcctctttttgttttctgcacagTTTGCTAAGTGGATCATTATGATTCAACATCATTGAAAATTTTACCAACAAattaatcagtcaatctttatttattcatccatccatccatgcttTTCCGGGGTTGGGTCGTGGAGGCAACAGTCCAAGCAGATTGACCCAGATATCCCCCTCCCCAGCAGTTGGACCTGTCCAGAACACCTCTAAAAGGAGGCTTGACTCCTTTCTATGTAAAGGAGCAgtggctctactccgagctccctccggatgtctgagctcctgaccctctctctaaggctgagcccagacccCCTTCAGAGGGAACTCATCTCAGCCGCTTGCATCTGAGATCTTattctttcggtcatgacccacagctcataaccaaaggtgagggttggaacgtagaccgactagtatattgaaagctttgccttccggctcagctccctcttcaacACAATGGTCCGGTATAATGCCCACCGCATAACTGCTGATGCTGCATCAATCTGCCTGTCGATCTCACGTTCAATTTTACCCCCATTTGCGATCAAGACCTTGAGacacttaaactcccccactttgTGCAAAGACTCGCTCCC from Notolabrus celidotus isolate fNotCel1 chromosome 11, fNotCel1.pri, whole genome shotgun sequence harbors:
- the LOC117822109 gene encoding L-rhamnose-binding lectin SML-like, encoding MLCFSSTLLLAATCLLVTAVESSYIVTTCEGNHVHRLSCDSGVISIQTTLYGRKDTVTCSEGQTAQQLSNTECSLSNARDVLKNRCDGKTVCELTPPDLGAPDLCGGTYKYLQTEYICLPAIRQVTCEDSMAHLQCGGGEVIFVYGAYYGRVDPSTCSYKRPAGQTADVDCSQPATKVSESCNGKNSCMIKASNSVFGDPCEGTYKYLEVAYVCEYPVSSPKNTEDSLDMQ